Genomic window (Theileria annulata chromosome 4, complete sequence, *** SEQUENCING IN PROGRESS ***):
TTTGAGTATGTAGTCTGCAAATTTTTCACTGATTTCTATGAGGATTCCTGCAGAATTCGCCCTGGCCGTCAAGTCGTTCAGCATCAATTTTGCTATTTCCTTTAGCTCACTCTCCGAGAGTGGCTTGAAGAGGATAACATCATCAATTCTGTTAATAAGTTCGGGTAGGAAATGTGATTTGAGCTCCTCCATGACCAGTGcctttatttttaggtaGTCTGAGGATTCATCTGAATCCACAGTGAATCCGAACGTATGGACACCTTTCGACGATCTCTGAATTACATTTGAACCAGTATTGCTGgtcataataataatagtatttttaaaagagATTGTTTGGTTTTTTGAGTCTGTTAGCTTTCCGTCCTCGAGTATCTGTAGCAAAATGTTCAAAACATCATGGTGCGccttttcaatttcatcaAACATAACAACTGAGTAGGGGTTACTTTTAACCTTCTCAGTCAGTTGGCCTCCTGTATCGTGGCCTTTGTAACCTGGTGGGCTTCCCAGTATTCTGCTTATGCTGTGAGGTTCTGTATACTCTGACATATCTATTCTTATCAGGTTTTCCTTAGCGAAAAGGTATTTTGTTAGAGCCCTTGCTACTTCTGATTTCCCTACTCCAGGTGGTCCACAAAACAGAAAACTTCCTATTGGTCTATTTGGgtttttaatattagtttttGCTCTTCTTATTGCCTTACATACGTTTTTCACAGCTTCTTCTTGTCCTATTACCATTTTGTGCAAATCTTCTTCCATGTTCCTGATTATCTCCATCTCTCCTCTAGTGAGTTTTTTAAGTGGGATTCCAGTCCAGATACTCATAACTCTAGGACAAAAATATGTTTTTAAACTTACTCTGCTACGTGTTCAGGCTTCACTTGTCCAAGAACATTTTGCTCCTTTTTTTCAACTACCTGTTCAACCTCGTTTTCAGGATTACTTTCTGTCTCACCATTACCCTCTGTCTCAGTTGCACTGGTCAACTCATTTTTTtcctaaattaatataatttttactttaaaatactctttttaattcattttgGTACTGTATTTTAGCGAATGATCCCGACTCGTCCATGATATCTATTGCCTTATCTGGCAAAAACCGGTCGTTGATGTATTGTTTAGAGTATTTTACTGAAAATTTTGAGCTAGTTTAGAAGCTTACATGCCAATTTTATTGACTCTTGTGTATACTCCACTCCGTGGAACTCTCCGTATGATGAACTAATTCcgtttaaaattttaagtgTATCTTCTTCGCTCGGCTCATCGACGTAAATTGGATGGAACCTCCTGGATAAAGCCATATCCTACCACCATAAATTAACTCATTCTGATACCttttcaaaatattttttatattcttttgGGGTTGTGATTGCAATGCATTGTATTTCTCCTCTGGACAGTGGAGGTTTCAGTAAGTTTGCTGCATCTATTGAGCCATCTCCTGCTCCCGCTcctaatttattattattataaataaatttcatGCCTATTAGCATATGTGCTTCAtctattactaatattatatcTCCTGACGATTTTATTTCATCAATTAGTTTAGTTAGCCTTTCCTCAAACTGTCCTCTGAATTTCGTTCCTGCTATCAGTAATCCAAATTGAAGTTGCAATATTCTCTTTTTCGATATTTGGGGTTGGGAAATCCCTTGTGATATTTTGTTTGCAATGCCCTTGAAAAAATGTTCTAGATTAAAGTTACCTCTACGATTGCAGTTTTTCCTACTCCCGGTTCTCCTACTAATAGTGGGTTACTTTTTGTCATCCTTGACAAAGTTATGATAGCTCTTTCTATTTCATTATCTCTGTGTATCACTTTAGGTAATTGCCCATTACGTGCTTTTTCCGTTAAATCTACCGTAAACAGTGATATGCATGACTGGGCCAATTCATCTCGATTCATTGTTGGAGACAGGTATACAAAATTTGGCGAGGATTCTTGTATGTTCTCTGACAAACTATTCGattctttaatttcttttattttctcTATTGTTCTCACTGTTGTATCTATTGCTAATGTTACATCAAGGTCCAAATTCTTATAGAACGTGGACATTTCCTTGGTCGTGTCATTCAGAACTCCGAGTAACAGGTGTTCGGTTTCTATTGTAGAGTTCCCCAACCTTTCGGCCTCAGTTGATGAGTAGTCTAAGGCGTTCTTCGCCGAGTTGGAAAATGTTGGCAAGTTCTTAACCTTCTTCGACTCTAAACtaattgttaaattttagtCTTACCGTCTACTGGGTATGAGGATTTCGCTGCATTTCTTGCTGAGTTTACTGTTACTCCGAATTCTTTGAGTATTTTGAAGGCCAATCCTTGATTCAAACATACCAGTCCTTGGAAAATGTGTGCTGATTCCACGCTGGGTTGGTTTGACAGTTTGGCTTCTTCCAATGATAGCATTAATACTTTAATTGCATTGTCGCTAAAgttatcaaaatttaagTACAGGGGTGCGATATTGTGAGAAGTTGGAAGTAGTGATTCCACATTAGCAATTTGCGATATCAGTTTGTTTGaggtaaaattattgattacGAATGTATTTCTGATCTTTTCATATTTGAAACAGTTGAAATGTTTGAAAATTAGTGAGTTATATGCTTGCAATATGACAAAAAGATATATGTGAATTCTCCTAATGTTCATTTGTTATCTTctcatatttatttgtgTATTTAACGAGTTTcagttttaaaatcattattattaattaatattaaaatttaaatgcGATATCAAGTAAAGTATCTGTGTTATGGAATTTACACAATATTTGGGAATCCATATTCCATACACACAAGATTccaaatttttttctttattatttaaactttATTTACACACATGATCAGTAATTTGGatatacataaatttatatattttatatattatatttgttcTTGTGTTAAAGAATTTCTTATTTTTGAAAGTAATGGTGTGTCGATAACAGGAATACTCAGTAGTTCCTTCAAAGTTGAATCATCCTCCAAATTAAAGTAGGCTATTAGCGCTAGTGCTATTGTATCTCCATTTGGTCTTAAATCACCTTCATTTGCACTTAATTTGTCATCCTTTGTGGATAGTTCTTCATATAGCAAAGTCATTGTATTCCATTCCTTGGCTACTAGGCATGCTTCCAAAACACCGTTATATAGGCTTATGTTCTTGGTTTTAAGTTTATGTTGAGCCATTctcataatttttagagCTAGTTTCCATTCTCCACATTTTTCACAAGATTTGATTGCCAGGAGATATGGAATATGATTTGTTAACAACATGTCCCTCTCCATTATTGTTAACACATCATATGCTTTTTGGAAATTCCCTTGGAGTGAATACCCTTGTAGGACCAGGTGGCATAGAATTGGGTCCAGGAGAACACTCTCATGTAGAATATTTTTCCATATATAATCTATATGATCTAGGTTCCTAGTTAGAAGAAGATTGTTTAGAATCAGCTTGAAATGTACATGACTCAAATTGAACTTTTTTTCTCTGACAGCTTTGAAGTATAATTCCAAAGACATTTGTGAATCAGATAAATTATAGGCGAGTTCAAGGAGTGTTTTAAGAGACCTTGAATCCAACACAAAGTTTTCAGACTTTTTTAATTGATTGTACAATTCAAGTGAATCTGAAATCATGTTAGATAACATACATGACTCTATTGTGTGCAAATAATCAGTCTGAATCAAGCCTTTTTCACTTTTACGAAGCTCTGCTACTTTTTTCAGAAGTTCAAACAGCTTTATTGCTTGAGGGCCATAACCGTTGAATGAAAGTAGCCAAAGTAGGTTCCTAATTACTCCGTGATCTAGTATTAATCCAGACTCTAGAGCTTCTTCCTGTAGTTTAAGTGCATCTTCCACTCTGTTGGTTTTTACACATGCTGAGATTGCCATTTTATAGGTCACTGAATCAAGTGCCACGTCGTTCCTTTTTTTCATATCCGATATTAAATCCATACATAAATCAGGGTTTGAATTCTTTTCTGCAGCCGAGATTGCTGAGTTATATGCGATCGTTAGGGGTTTTACAGCTAAAAATGAGatataaagaattatatttatattaattgtataaagACTTACTGCAGGATGATGAAGTTTGTAAGGTTTCAATCGCCTTTACCCAGTCGATTCCCAGGGTTGAATTTTGTGAAATTGCTGCCTTCATTTTCCATACATCAGACTCTGTTAGAGGTCCTGGTGTACATTCCTCTTCAAAATTTTCGTCATTTTTTTCCAAAGAATTAGAGGAATCctctaaaatttttaaatcattagatagattttcattttcttgTTCACCGATTCCACTGGTTTCAGGAGGAACtgaaaaaatcaaaaaatgTTTGGGATTCTTTGCTTGAGATGGATTGGactttataaatttaggGGCAACCAGATGGTACCTCCCtattaaaaatggattTATATCATATTTGTATGctttacaaaatatattatgCGATAGATATGGTTTATTTTGGAAAGGAAGGCTGAGGTGTGTGTCAATCAGCACATTGTAACAAActataaagataaaaagCAATAAAAGATGTGTATTTGaggataaaaataataaatacttGGATATGTGAAGTGATActaatattagaaaattaaaaaacataaTATAATGCGAGTTAGTGAATTGAATATTGTGATTGTATGAACCCCTTTACCAAGATTGTTCAAACATTCCATAATCTTGATCGGATGGATATATCCCTATATAAAACATAATTAATGACTTAATGAGATCGTTTAAGtctattaaatatatatttgtagAAAAAGGATACCTTTGTTGATCATCTTCAATATTGGAGGATATTCAAGTGCAGCTGATATTCTTTCCTTATCCAGGAGCtgtttatttatcatttccTCAGTGTTATGTGTTCCTGATCGAAATAAAATAgttgtatattattacctTTAGATATTTGAACATCGATTTTGAAATATGGAGGCAAGCTTTGGTACAACTTTACAAAGATCATTAGTCCGATTATTGATGCctatatttaaatgattaCCAAAggttttaatttatttacttGAGTGCAATGAGGAACTGTGGGTGTGAAGAATACTGAGATGGTGGACGTATCTTCATCAATAAAGATATTATCCTTGGAAACCACGTTTAAATCTTCCAAAGAATATGAATATTCAGGGTCCTTTATTGTTCtaattatatcaaatatttcctaaaaattggttattcttattttaaaaaaccTCCTCATCAAATGATTCAAAATGGTCAGAAGGTTGAAAAAGGTTCGTATTAATGTTTTCAGAGCTGTTGTTTACTCcgtataaatttgttaagTTATCTGTGGATGTATGGATTAAGTTATATGCTGGATCTTCACAGTGATCATCGTCTTGAACATTTGGGATACAAGATTTGGTTGAatgtttatataaaataggATTTTTGTTATCTGGATCCATTCTCGaataaatttcataatttatagaaatttaaaaacaatttaaaaaagTTTACTGGATCATTGTACTTTTGGTGGTGTAAGGGTGGCATAAGTGCCgagaattatatattatctaCTAAACATGTTCCTAATTAGAAGAAATTGAAGTGTTTTATCAAGAAGGCTTCTTTTTAGAATATATTTCAGATTTTTCGAGCGAGTAGAACATTACTCCCGTGGTACACTAAAAGCTTAAGTGATTAATGTGGACTTACAATCAGTGCTGCTACTACTTTTCCCGGGGTTATTTTCTGACTTCCGTCTATATATGAGAACAAGAAATGGTCTGCAAAGACAACTAGTACGATCCTAAGCGCCTTTAGAACTCCGCAACACACTGATCCTGACTTTTTAATGATATAGTAGTATACTGAGGATCTTCCGAAATTTGACAGGAAGAGTATACCTAGAATCTTCAAAACATtctaaaacaaattaaatgtttttTAGACTTACTTGCAAGTCAAACGGGTTTATTTCTTTATCAGTTGCGAATAAGGTTTTTCTCTGAGGTACAGTCCAAACCATTGTCCATATCGTGAAGATGGTGAGGGAGGTTAATCTGATTTAATATGATTAGCTAGTTTACATACCCCATCATACACACTAGATTAGGGCCTTCTATTGTGTCCTTTTTGAGTAAAATTTCTCCAATTATTGAGTTAAGAGCGCTCTGTGGAAGGTGTGCTGGAAGGGTAACTTACCACCATGGACGCAAGCATTACTAAGAAGAATCCCAGAATATGTAATGAGGTTATATATTCTGTATGGACGTATCCACTTAGCGCAAGCGAAAATGATATAAGTGATATTGACAGCCAAGTTAAACTGGTAACTGTTTGCTTGAGAATTAGTTTGGAGAATAGTGCCAAGAATAGAGTATTGGTACTAGATGCGattgaataaattgatGGTCCACAGTAAACCAATCCAGCTACTCAATTACTTTCTTGTATTTACACTTACCTTTTTCTACAACTTGGTGTATTATATCCATCAATGATAGGATGATTGGGTATCTCCATTTTTCTTGACTAAATTGTTTATGAAATATAACTAAACCAACAAGATTGACTTTTTTGTTGGATATGTTCCTACGAAGACCATCGCCAGATATGTTGGAAAGAGAAATGTGTAGGTTCCACTCTGCAAAAAAATGAGTAATTATTCTAAGTACTGGTGTTCCTCCATTCTTCCTTAACAGTAGAATCTAAAGTGTTttgaatttgtttaaaCATACCAGCAGTGGTTGAGCGGTATTTGTTAAGACAAAAATGAACATATAAAACAGTAATGGCAGGGATAAATTCCcaaataatgattttacTGATAAACTTGTGCTTCCATATAAACTAGTTTCCGGTTTCAAAATATCAGTTGGATGATTTACTAGCAAAAAATCTGAATCTTCTACAAGATTTAACTTATCCTTTAATTGTTCATCTGCATTTGCTGGAGTTGAAGGTGTCGTAGTCACGAGTTTTTGTACTGGAGATGTGCTAGAATCAGTTGTGGTTAAAGCCTCAATTGGATGTGGTAATTTAGAGTTATCAAAGGATCCAGAGACTTCCTTTCTTTGGAATAAACCTTCCATCAACTGTTCGTTGCCAACGAAGGTTTTATCAACATCTAACAGATAGGAATCTGAAAACtgttcaaaattattctcAGACATGGCATTTCAAAATTACAAGTCAGAGATTTTGAAATgttttagtatataaagTTACAAATGACAAATagatataaatatgaataaataagaaatagattttaattgtaGATTCCATAAATGTTGTGCATTGAAATTGAGGGAAAACATGACCATGAATagataaaattgtatagaTTTAGAATGcacatttattaaataatattagaaattgATGGAAggtaaataaaaatgtatttaaaatgataatatagAAAGGAAATAAATCATAACAGTttataaacaaaaaatataattccAAGTAGATGTGTATTAAAATAgacaaaattataatagaTTTTGAAGTGAATTATAAATGAAGATAatgatattttacatatttagAGTTATGTATTTATTAACAATGTGTAGTGTGTAggtaatttaaatcaagataaaattttgataattgaACAAATGTTATGTCTCAATGtgaattttaatgtttcgagtaaatataatgaaattgaagtgaaaattttgataaatagCTAGTCTTTCAGTATTGATGCCCCATTCAGATGACATAAAGGCTTGCACATCATTAGAAGCCAAAATCATCATAATCTGATAAAATATATCTTTTATAACTGTTCtaataacattatttttattttttgtctttctttattttgtagaaatgaaaaattaaccttgtatttctaaaaataaacaacATCAAGACAGGAGCCATAAAATTTGTCATTTCACCTATTATAACTGTATATTACCCTTATGTTTATCCAGtagaagaaaatttttaaattttttgatATCTCAAAACATAATTCGTTACATAATTCGTGTAATTTTTCGTTTAATGTTTCAAATCAGAACGTTTTTCATATTTTGATCTATTTCTCAATATGTCATTTTGGTTGTAATCacacattttaaacttatttttaataatgaagcatcaattttaatattttattcgGCCCTAATAACAACATCTATTTAATCGATCAAAGGAAGTAGATGTTCGTAtaactttaatttttgatGTTAAATTAGCTCCAAAAATTAATGGATActctaaaataattaacaaGTCCAGACTGATAGTTTTCATTTCTGTAATATTACCagtatttaaatcattatgTGTAAAAAGTCCACACATCTCAGAAATCTCAACAACATCGcaataattttcattatttaaattaaccATTTAAAAATGGCAGAAATAGAAACCGATGGAAGTGCTAAAGAAGTGGAAGTAAACAACATCAAGCCTCACGGGAATCTCAAAAACACAAACAATCACGAACCATTAGAAGAAACCACAAATACCATTAATACAAATGGAATAacaaatcaaattaataagaAGAAAGGGtctttaaaaaatgaaggAATACCAAGAGAATTACTGGGCCTGTGTATAGATATGGACTGGTGTAAAAAGTCAGGTATTGAAGAACAAACTAATGGATTCAATATAAATCATGGAAAGGGATCAGATTATTATCAACATAATAAAGAAGTGGTTAAACACAACgaaaatgaagatgataCTAAAGTTGATGTAAATGCCGATAAACAACctatattaatagaaaatgaTAACCTTTTAACACAAAATGTAGATGAAATAACAAgttcaaaaaataaacaagAACGAGCAAGGATAAATAACAGTGAGAATAAAAAGGAAGAAACATCTAAGGAAATAGATAGAGTAAATAAGACTAAAACAAAGGTTATAAAGAGGAATTCAAGGTCGGTATCACCAAAAGACTCAAAAACAAAAAAGGATACAATAAATGTGGAACATAAACCAGACTCCGATTCACCAGAAGGacaaaataaaaaagaaaaaaagGTAGTTCAATCTAAAAAGGCTTTGGAAAGTCAaaagattaataaattaaaaggtaattttataaatttatagttaatttattttagaaaCATTCATGGCACTTAACAAGTATCCATTCAAGAAAGAAACCAAGCTGAAATCTAAAGACTGTATAGTATTCTGGAAAATGAAATCGGATATGGACGAAACACTAGGCTCATTGGAAAATAGTAAAGATAAATTCGATATGTCAAATTTCCACATTTATAAGGGCCTGTTTGTGGTTGATAAAGTGTCCGAGTCAAATGAAGTTACATTCGATCCAGTGAACGAAGTTAACAAAAATATCACGTCTAAATACATCGATATAAAGGATAAAACCACTAAAAATAGTAGTACGAGCGGAAGCCCAGGTGTAAAATTTGAAGATTCAGTAGTGTCATGTTTCTTGTTTGAAGATTTAGCACTCTACTGGTCCGGAAATAGTGTATTGTTGTGTTTGTTGTTTATAAAGGTAGAAGAAGGATTGTATACATTCAAGAgtaagaataaaaatgattctTCAAAAGcaataaaatcaaaaaaagCAAGTAGATTGTGTTGTAACATCTCAGCGAGAGACCCGAGGAAATTCAAAAATGATGGAGCAGAAAAATCAGAAACCTGCCCAAACAATGATTATTggtgtataatatttgaaataatagaaGAAGTAGTGAACCCATACCTTTTCAGAGTCACAGACCCGAACCTAATAAGACCATACAACCCAAAGTTATTCAAAAAAAATCCcacaataaataaaattttaagaaaCATTATCATGTGTAATTTGAACATGATAGGACCGGAAGGTGAAGAACAAGTAAACGATAAGTTGGAAGAATTAAAAGTGCAATTCTGCAATGTAGATAAAGAGATACCACAGACATTCGATAACTCAAACTGCCTAACATGTCTACTAGTTGTCCAGTTTTTAACATCAAATTCACAATATTGGCCGTCTAAACCAAAGACACCCTCGAGAGTTAAGTCAAGTAATAGTTACGTTAGCTTTAAAGTGTCAAATATATTGAACCAGAAACCAGTGGAGGAGATTagtaaaaatgaaaataaagtGGAACAAAAGATGACACCAAAATTGACAGTGAGTAAAGGAGTGGTGAAAGAAAATGTTCCTCAAGTGGAATTGATCGAAGAAAACGTGGAAGAAGGGTTGTTTGTGGATTCAATACATAGAATAACTAGAAGGATGGTGAAGGAACTGAAGTATTCAGATATAATACCAGATTATCCAGAAgttaaaaaaatcaaaactGAGAGTAATCCGAAGAGACCAGCGACAACTTCGGAAGATAAAGAAAGTTATGAAGAACAACcaaagaagaaaaaattaatacaaacAAACCAAATACCAaaaatagaaaaaattacaagTGTAACGCAAAAACTAATACAAATCACAGATATAGCATCAGGATTCCAGATTTTAGGCTTCCTTATCAAATACTCACCAATAGATAAGGACCCAATGACTAAAAAGGGAAGAGAATGGAATTACGGAGTTGTAAAATACTGGGAACCAAAATATAAGTCATTTTTCATACACTCATTGAGAGAAGAGCTGATACAAACGGGATCAGAGTTACAAATGTAcatcaaattattagaaaatacAGAAAATAAGTATTCAGATTCAGTAACCTGGATACATTCGCAAGCCTACTTCATATTAGGAATAGGAGAATATCCAGTCTTTAACCGCACAAGTAAAAAAAACTTagttgataaaataaatgaaggAAATCAAGAAACAACACCAATTTGTAAAGTATGTAACAATaagattttattaatgagAAGAGATTTCTCAAAAATACCTAGAAATAGTCAGACAGAAGTCGATGAAGAAATGCTATTATGTGACTTCATAGAAGAGTTGCAAACTACATATGACTACCCAAACTATTTGTTCAGAAACCCAGCACATTCAACAGTGCTGGCATTGAGAGAACTGGAGCAAATAggttttaaaaaaataattcgGATCCTTGAATCGAATATGGACATAACCAAGATATTACTGGGGAAATATCAAAGAGAATTCATGCCGTTGTACAATAAAACTACATTATACCTCTGCATAAAGTTGATATGGTGGTTTAGAAAACATTGCAATATAAGAGAAACATTGAACTCAAAgtctaaaataaatttaatatactGGGGATTCAAGTGCGTAACATGCGGAAACCACTATCACGCAAAGTGCCTAATGTACCAACACTTGAGGAAAATGCCGCCGGACCTGAACAAAGAAAACGTAACGAACAGAACAAACCGACATAAAACATTCTGCAAAAACTTCAGAGTGGTTTCGAACATGAGAACATCCTACTACTCAAACGAAAACCTCTACGAAACAacagattttaaaatggaCATAGAACAAGATTTCGTAAgtttaaaagaaaaaaataatttttaggaaAAATACTATGTAGAAGAAGTTAGTAATaaagaagatgaaaatTTGATGGAAGAAAGTGAGTTAGTTgaaaataacataaatgGAATAagaaatgaagaaattcaaccaaagaaaaataaagaaaaatatGTATACTACCCATTTTTAGACTCAACATTAGAATCACAAGAATGGAGCTGTCCAGAATGTAGAACATGTATGTACTGCTGTGAGCCAATAAGAGGAAGAAGCTATATCAGTAGGTTAAACTACAGTTACGGATTTACGGATACGTTAATGAAGTCGTATAAGCAGTTCCCACCATGTTTTGAGCAAAAGTTAGATCAATTACAGAGAAATTGCCTCCAAACTGAAAAGATAAAGGACGTAGTGTGTGTGTCGTGTAGCATTTCAGCACACAGGTCGTGCTGTTATCCAATGGTTCCAAACCTACTCTTTATAGAGTCATGGAAGTGTGATTATTGCACACAATGTATATCCTGTGGATATCGAGATCACAATACGGCAGATTACTTGAACTGGGGACTCTTCTTTTTCTTTTGCCTCAAGTGTTGGGAACTTTTGGAGAGGTCAAACTACTGTGGAATATGCTACAAAGTCTGGACACACTTCGATGGTAGTTCACAGAAGTGGGTACAGTGTGAAGGATGCAAGTTATGGATACATATAGAATGCGACGATCTGGCAAGATTAATCACAGACTGCCCATCATCAagaaatcaaaattatagATGCTGTATTTGTAGATCAGAAGATAAAATGTTCAGGTGCACAAAGGCACTTGAACAGATATTTATAGTAGATAAGCTTAACCAATTCAGGTACCCAGTGTCACCAACCTTTGTAACATACTGGAGATTAGTAACCAAACCCATGAATTTAGTAACACTATTCACaaaggt
Coding sequences:
- a CDS encoding uncharacterized protein (Tap579b07.q1c.cand.48 - score = 51.40;~SMART pfam:PPR (PF01535) at aa 224-258, E()=3.20e-05;~Apicoplast targetting peptide predicted by the PlasmoAP tool;~Signal anchor predicted for TA09905 by SignalP 2.0 HMM (Signal peptide probability 0.183, signal anchor probability 0.714) with cleavage site probability 0.036 between residues 40 and 41); amino-acid sequence: MFFNFLILVSLHISKYLLFLSSNTHLLLLFIFIVCYNVLIDTHLSLPFQNKPYLSHNIFCKAYKYDINPFLIGRYHLVAPKFIKSNPSQAKNPKHFLIFSVPPETSGIGEQENENLSNDLKILEDSSNSLEKNDENFEEECTPGPLTESDVWKMKAAISQNSTLGIDWVKAIETLQTSSSCTVKPLTIAYNSAISAAEKNSNPDLCMDLISDMKKRNDVALDSVTYKMAISACVKTNRVEDALKLQEEALESGLILDHGVIRNLLWLLSFNGYGPQAIKLFELLKKVAELRKSEKGLIQTDYLHTIESCMLSNMISDSLELYNQLKKSENFVLDSRSLKTLLELAYNLSDSQMSLELYFKAVREKKFNLSHVHFKLILNNLLLTRNLDHIDYIWKNILHESVLLDPILCHLVLQGYSLQGNFQKAYDVLTIMERDMLLTNHIPYLLAIKSCEKCGEWKLALKIMRMAQHKLKTKNISLYNGVLEACLVAKEWNTMTLLYEELSTKDDKLSANEGDLRPNGDTIALALIAYFNLEDDSTLKELLSIPVIDTPLLSKIRNSLTQEQI
- a CDS encoding uncharacterized protein (5 probable transmembrane helices predicted for TA09895 by TMHMM2.0 at aa 127-149, 227-249, 259-281, 286-308 and 328-350) yields the protein MSENNFEQFSDSYLLDVDKTFVGNEQLMEGLFQRKEVSGSFDNSKLPHPIEALTTTDSSTSPVQKLVTTTPSTPANADEQLKDKLNLVEDSDFLLVNHPTDILKPETSLYGSTSLSVKSLFGNLSLPLLFYMFIFVLTNTAQPLLILLLRKNGGTPVLRIITHFFAEWNLHISLSNISGDGLRRNISNKKVNLVGLVIFHKQFSQEKWRYPIILSLMDIIHQVVEKAGLVYCGPSIYSIASSTNTLFLALFSKLILKQTVTSLTWLSISLISFSLALSGYVHTEYITSLHILGFFLVMLASMVVTHLPQSALNSIIGEILLKKDTIEGPNLVCMMGLTSLTIFTIWTMVWTVPQRKTLFATDKEINPFDLQNVLKILGILFLSNFGRSSVYYYIIKKSGSVCCGVLKALRIVLVVFADHFLFSYIDGSQKITPGKVVAALIVSPH
- a CDS encoding endopeptidase (CLP homologue) ATP-binding chain, putative (Tap579b07.q1c.cand.49 - score = 85.42;~SMART 2 pfam:Clp_N (PF02861) at aa 85-137, E()=3.00e-05; 161-206, E()=9.70e-03; 2 AAA domains (SM00382) at aa 289-444, E()=1.21e-10; 618-768, E()=1.36e-09), whose amino-acid sequence is MNIRRIHIYLFVILQAYNSLIFKHFNCFKYEKIRNTFVINNFTSNKLISQIANVESLLPTSHNIAPLYLNFDNFSDNAIKVLMLSLEEAKLSNQPSVESAHIFQGLVCLNQGLAFKILKEFGVTVNSARNAAKSSYPVDESKKVKNLPTFSNSAKNALDYSSTEAERLGNSTIETEHLLLGVLNDTTKEMSTFYKNLDLDVTLAIDTTVRTIEKIKEIKESNSLSENIQESSPNFVYLSPTMNRDELAQSCISLFTVDLTEKARNGQLPKVIHRDNEIERAIITLSRMTKSNPLLVGEPGVGKTAIVEGIANKISQGISQPQISKKRILQLQFGLLIAGTKFRGQFEERLTKLIDEIKSSGDIILVIDEAHMLIGMKFIYNNNKLGAGAGDGSIDAANLLKPPLSRGEIQCIAITTPKEYKKYFEKDMALSRRFHPIYVDEPSEEDTLKILNGISSSYGEFHGVEYTQESIKLALKYSKQYINDRFLPDKAIDIMDESGSFAKIQYQNELKREKNELTSATETEGNGETESNPENEVEQVVEKKEQNVLGQVKPEHVAEVMSIWTGIPLKKLTRGEMEIIRNMEEDLHKMVIGQEEAVKNVCKAIRRAKTNIKNPNRPIGSFLFCGPPGVGKSEVARALTKYLFAKENLIRIDMSEYTEPHSISRILGSPPGYKGHDTGGQLTEKVKSNPYSVVMFDEIEKAHHDVLNILLQILEDGKLTDSKNQTISFKNTIIIMTSNTGSNVIQRSSKGVHTFGFTVDSDESSDYLKIKALVMEELKSHFLPELINRIDDVILFKPLSESELKEIAKLMLNDLTARANSAGILIEISEKFADYILKLPRDDKSGARPLRRLITSVLEDKLADLVISDDFDSNNTYTVTVDEADSVVINPKVENETVVEEVVLNNKMESEKSREE
- a CDS encoding uncharacterized protein (Tap579b07.q1c.cand.48 - score = 51.40;~SMART pfam:DUF59 (PF01883) at aa 71-150, E()=4.80e-09); translated protein: MDPDNKNPILYKHSTKSCIPNVQDDDHCEDPAYNLIHTSTDNLTNLYGVNNSSENINTNLFQPSDHFESFDEEEIFDIIRTIKDPEYSYSLEDLNVVSKDNIFIDEDTSTISVFFTPTVPHCTQASIIGLMIFVKLYQSLPPYFKIDVQISKGTHNTEEMINKQLLDKERISAALEYPPILKMINKGILFLQIYI